aaacgatatattgttttcctgggtaaactaaaagtccccctgaggaaaggcccctaaagtgatacagtgcaaaatgttcaaaaattgtctggcagtagaagttccactttgtccaaaacggctgacAGTGAAAGGTTTAAACTTTAATGTTTTACTCTCTCTGGTGTTTgagtctggcagctcagtaatCCTGGTATGGACTTTTTAATgtgaaaggaaataatttttttttcccaaccatTGCTAAATCAACCTTTTAGCACAAATGTAGGGACTAGTTGTTGTAATCTGGACCTATATTGCCTCTAAAGGCATAATATACATCATTGAACTAATTTTTAAACTCTGTTTATTTTCCCTCAGTTAAAAAATTAATTGTCCAAGTATTCCTTAttgtgtttaaaatatatatgataggccttaaagtagaaggaaaggtaaaaatcactagaggtgccaaatgttaggcaccccctagagattgtaatagcttaccttaccccaggttggtgctcctgttaggagaaaaccacagcAGGCCGGGGTACCTGCAAGGGAGCcatcctcttcctttttctgtcCTTGCACtgtttgcacatgcgcagtagagtgaaaagccgaactttaacaagaaagttgcCATTTTCACCCTACTGAGTGCACCGGCCCCGGTATTCATAAAAATGAAgagaagatggaagaggatcgTTCCTTCGCAACTActccaggctggtgtggttttctcctaacaggagcaccagcccgggtaaaaagtaagcaattacagtcactgggggtatccaacatttggcaccccccagtgatttttacctttccttctcctttaaaggccatTTGAATTCTCAACATCATtgacatattttgtttttatttgcattataGCTATTTACAAATTTGTTGCTGAATTATGTAGGGATATATAATATCACATATTTATTGTTAATTTAGTTGTAAACTTTATTTGATTCACTCAAATGGATGGAATGTGCTGAATATTGGTATAACTGCTTGCATGTGTACCAAGCTCCATCTCTAATGTGTAGCTGCAGTTGTAATATTAGCAAATACTAGGCAAATTGTTAATGTTTCCTGAATCATACCCAGCCAGTGACTCAGCCTACAGGAGAGGAAGAGGTCTGGAGCAATGATGCTCATTTAACAGGCAGGTAAgacttctttttaaaaatgtatcatttctgCCTACTGCatctaataaagcattttttgttaACTCTGAGAGCATTTTACTATATCGCATGTTTATCACATAGTAGGAATtgtgtattgttttttttgtgcatgcccaAGTATGATACTGTTAAAAACACTGGGTGAGTTGCATTGTTTATCAGTCAGGAAGTTGTGTATAGGAAGTTGTCCCTATCCATAAAATATAGTCTGTTAGCAGATTGTTAGCCAGGGCCTGCTCATCTCAGAGTTTTAACATATATTAGAAcctccattttattttattcaggggatcggaaaaaattgtataaaatcaGGGAAACAAGTTAAAGCAATGTaaagggtagtttaccttttaagttaagttttgttggtcttcattttttatttcttatagcatttaaattatttgcctttttcttgactctttcaaaagggggtcaacAACCTAAAGCTATTGTTCGAGACACTTTTTTATTATCTTTGTTTTCAGCCACTGTCTATTAAtataccagtttctcattcaaaccactgcctggttcacAGTGGACAAACAGGAACACCATGGCATAATTttggtgtaaaatctgggaaaactACCCATTGAAATGTATTATAAATTGGTGggactgcaaaaaaatggtgtagaATGTGAGAATGTAAAAATAGAGGCTTGAATGTATACATTAATGTTGCAATTTAAATTTTCGCTGTAGTTGCTCTGTGCCAGTTTGCTTAGTAATGGGAGCTGTGTTTCTTCTGTTTGGcaataaacaaatgttttattagaGCTACCACTTGTATAGAAGCAGTACCAACAGATTGTGATGAGGCTGGGCCCAGTGGAATCAACAATAAAGCACTTGGAATTCCTCCTACAGGAAGTGGACCTTGTCTTACATTTGTCGGGCATCAGGTAAGTCTCCCCTTCAAAGATGTTTAAAGACACATTTATCTAAAAAATcctaattaatttattaattactCAGTACAGGCTAAGGGCACAGTTACACAGCCTCAAAAATGCAGAGGAGAGAAGCGTATACACTCCTATATGCTACTGTGTGTAGCCCCaatgacaggcacagcattagCCAGAGTACAGTTACATGGAGTGGAGATTACTTTTGTGTTGTTCAGACCAAtctctgctccatgtagctgcactcaggcagaTGTCGTGTCTGTCAGTCGAGCTACATGCAGAAGCATATACTGTaggagcagatctgcttcttGCTGCCTATGAAATGTAGGCAGACAGAAGTGAACTTTCTGCTTTATGTGACTAGGCCCTAAGAGCAGATTTTGTGGAGTGTGTGTCTTAACTGCATTGTGCACTAAACTTACCATAACCTTTCTTTGGTAAAAACTGCATATTTCAGAGGTTTTAATAAATTTACATAattaaactgctgtgtagccatggaggcagacaTTCAAGCTGAATAGGACTATAAGGTGCGAAATTACCTTCAAAATAACAGATAAGTCTAAATAAGATAAGATAAATGTCTAAAATACAATTTTCTGATATTAAAAAGAAGAAATGTTTCCAAGAAATTATTTTTCTGTAGGTGTTGgatagataaaaaaaatgcacCTTAGTTACTGGTCTTTTTGATTTACACAGTTTTGATGTACAATGATCCCTGtgttcattatttttcatttatcttaGTTGAGCTGTCATCATGCTTTTCTGCTGAGAAATTCCCCATAGCTCTTTTTTTTATAGgctctatttttaatttttacagtTAACATTTGTGTGTTCCCACAGGAGATGCCAGTGAAGGGGAATGTACACACAGGTAAGAAAATGTCATAATGAGTTATCTCTCTCAAACATTGGATAATCAGTCTACCAAAAGATATATCTACAGGAAAAAATATGCCATCACATTGTCATCCTAgctagatcttttttttttccatagaaagcTTGTATTAATTTTCCAGTACACAACAACAGAAAACAGCAGTTACCCTGTCACAAACTATGCCATTTTGTGCACAATAAagaaacctttaaaggagaaggaaatacatttggcattttactgccaacagattcaccacattagtgtcacctaaaacactatattcagcagaaagctttactatacctgagtaaagagccctagaagctccctctgatagcagctgccattttagcttgatcttggtagcttcctgctgcagttatagctgttggaagctcagatcacacaatcctaagggtggggaaagtgagttcttatgggaggtgggagcaggagaagagagaggagagaactgagcagactcgtgccccaaacctgaaggagccctaaagagaggaagtctgataccgaagaacatgttccccaaaaaggagacaagaaatcatgtgtttcttttgacagaggcttttctgtgagtgcttatggctgtatttacatagacctttctgataaagcttacttagtttttacctttccttctccttttaaaatgCAGTGGACCATTCCACTGCCTCCCACCATATGTTCCACAAGTTTTCAAAATGTAGAGGGGAAGTGCCTTCCATGAGCCTACCGGAAAGTTGTGTTGGGGTTGTAGGGGTCCAAATCAAATCGAGTCTGTCCTCCCAATTTAAAATGGATCAATAACTTGTACAGTGttttaaaaaggaatttgggtaTCTCTATTGTGTGTTATGGAACACAAAGAGAAGTTGAGGTAGGTATACCATTATTTCTTTCCCACGGGTCAGTGGGAGCTTGGAGCAAACGGGTAGACCCGATAATGACATCTCTAAATAATACATACGTTTTGAAATATGAAGACAGAGAGGACCGTGTGTATCTGAATTCCAAGATAATGGCATTTTCTACTGTCACAAGGGGAGTTTCCTGCGGTAGGCATGGAAGGGTGTGTCAGATTGATTCTAAACAGAGATGATTTATTCCAATTTACCAAGAAACCCAAGTATTTTGCAAAGTGTGTGATGATCTCAGCTAGGGCCTTTAGAGAGGGCCAGAATCTGCCAAGTAGACCAGGGGGTCTAAGGCATCGAAAGATACCCTCTCACCACCAGCCCCAGGAGCCACCCCTCCAGATGGAGGTGAGTGTCTGATAAGAGATACTAGGGACTCTGTGGCTAGTGCACATAGTAGCAGGGAGAGAGGGCATCCCCAGCTGTTAGGGCTGAGTAGAGCAGTTTTATCCATATGATTTAGTTGGATCCAAATCCGAATATGTATAAAACTGGCCATAGATTTGGCCATTCTGTTGAGTCGAATGCCCGTGCTGAGTCTAAGGAGGCAATTACGCGGGATCTAGAGTTGTTGTGTACTGTTGGAAGGTTAAGAAAGAGACTTGTCAGATTAACATCTGTTGTTTTATTTAGCATGAAGCCTGACTGGCGGGGGTATACCAGATCAGGTATGTGCTCTTATCAGCCTATACACCAGTATTTTGGCCATTATTTTGGCATCTGTGTTGAGCAATGATATGGGTCTGTAGGAGCTACAGTGTTCAGGATTTTACCTGGTTTTAATATGAGGACTATTACTGCCTTCAAAGATAGAGAAACTGAGTCTGTGTTGCCATTTACAGTGTGGTTATCAGAGGGGGGATTGGATGGTCATATAGGCATTTATATCCATAGTCCTGGTGTTTTACTAGGGGCAAGGGAATTAATGGCCTGTCCACTCTTTTGGTGGTTGGTTAGTCTAGGTAGGAGGTCTTGTTGTGGTGAGAGCTGGGATAGGAGGATACCTCCTATATACCCGGGTAGGTCTGGGACTGAGTGGAAAGTGAACGGTGCTTTGTAGTGTCCCACAAATGTACTAGCTGTAGCATCAGCAGCTGTGCCATCTGAGTACTTTATGAATGGGATTGCAAAAGAGGGGGTTTGATATTTTGCGAAGTATCTCACTGGGTAGAGTACAGAAACATTTTCTGAAGAAGTGTTTTTTTCCTGCTCAACTTAATTTGCACCTCTGCCATTGCAATATGCCATAAGGCCATGGAAATATCACTAATTAGTCTGCCTCCTAGGAATGGTTTAGAGCAGTATTCCCCacccagtggctcatgagcagcatgttgcttaccaaccccttggatgttgctcccagtggcctcaaagctggtgctcatttttgaatatctggtaagaaagcaagttttggttgcataaaaaccaagtataatgcaaacagagccttctgtaggctggcaatccacataggggctattaagtagccaattatagcttattTGCACtcccaggaaactttttcatgcttgtgtttcttcccaacactttttccatttaaatgtggctcacgggtataaaaggttggggatcctctGATCTATCTAGATGTTTAATAAAGGCAAGAATTGAGAGTGCTGAATGTAGAAAGGAAGCATATAAAGTGCAATCCTAGACAACATCAGGCAAACTTTATTGTTGTTTTTCAGGTGCACTCCCACCTTGGATGATTCCTGATGAAGAAGATGGGACTGAGGCGGTGCAAGAGATTGGCCCATCGTTTGAAGAATTTCTTAAACAAAGTAAGCCACCTTGGGAGAAAGAGTGAATAAATCACTGAGGAGATTATTTCTCAAACACTTTAAGGTTTGTTTAATTACTGTGCAACTTGTAGTAACCTACTGATTAGTTGCTTTAGGTTACCAGACCTTGCACATATTATACTACCATCTCATGTTTCTGGTTTACCAATTCggcaacattatattttataaaaacaacataacatagcaaaacacatttgaattattttatgctaATGATTTATCTTCATCAGTGGAGTAGCCCAGACCATGCTCCAGTTATGCCTGTGGCTGTGTAAACCCTggccactcactcacacttagcAAATTATTCCTTTGCTATGGGGGCCCCTGACTGCATTACCCCTTGCTAATCCTCCCCGCCTGCCCTGGGGGCAAAAGCTGTCCAGTTTCAGCACTGGATGATAAAATGGACCATCATCCAAACATTTCAAGCTATTATGCTGCTTCCTCTTTGTTTCCCTGTTTTACAACTCCCTAAAGTCTGTCCTGGCCCTCCATGTAAGCCAATCGATTTAGAGGGGTTACTGCTTAAAATGAAGACTCTAGAAATGAAACAACGGCCTTGGCTACAGGGGACTGGTTAGCCTCTCTGAATTTGCAGGAGGTGTATCATCATGTTCCAGTAGCCAAACATCATCTGCATCTTATCTAGTTCAATGTGAAACCTATTTATACCCTTAtacattaagggtataagtgtgTTCCATCTGTCACTGCCACCCAGATTGGCATTTTTGTTCAAATATTCCTGCAAAGATGCTGTATCCTGAATGGAATTAAGTGGTCTGCATAGTTTTATGTCAtatgcaaacactgatacaataCTTACAATGCCCACTCCCATTTAGGCTGACATGGATAATGCCGATTTTACCACCTCCTGCTGTCTCTATTCATGCTCACCCAAAACAGCATTTTGCTTACCCATGGTATTAGCAGCAGTATCCTGGTGATTCGTCTCCCATCCATTCCTTGTATGTATACAGCCTGCCCATTCAGCATCCAGACATTGTTATTTGGGTGCCATCCAGTGACAGGTTACATGCATACCCTTAAGAAACCCTGACACCAAATAACTAGTAACAATGACACATCTTAGGCAGCTATTTCAATTTACAAAGAGTATTCTTTTTAAGAGTCCCTTTTAAAGAGTTCTTTTTAAAGAGTCctactttaaaattattttagtgATGCTTGTTTAGCATTAATTAAGTAGATTTGTTTTCATCTGCTTTGTCACCCCTGTAAACAGAGGAGAAGATGAAGCTAAAGAAACTTCCTCCTAACAGAGTAGGTGCAAACTTTGATCACAGCTCCATTACAGATGAAGATTGGCTCCCCTCATTTGGAAGGGTGTGGAACAGTGGAAGAAGGTGGCAGTCTAGGTCAGTGGCAGTTTTagattttttaacttttagttcCATCTTTGAGTGGTGGGTTGTACTGGTTGTGAGAGACTATTTTCCATGCTTGATTCCTCCATCATTCCCGGAACTTTGATGTCTTTgaatggaagtttttttttttttttttaaataataatcctCTTGCTGCTCAGTGTTACTAACTGTGCCAGTATCAACAGCAGTGATTGGCAGGATATTGGCTGCCTGTCGCAGCTGGTTGAGCGTTTGTTCGCAGATTAGCCACAAGTGGGCCGTATCACTTGCGGAAAGCTTGTCAGTATATAGAGTAAGATGTTTTGACCCTGTATGTTTCTAGGGGCCAACATATTGTTCTGCATAATACAAGTGGATTATGGCCTTAGATCAAGAAGCGTTTAGGCATTGGTGATACAAGTATATGTGGATGACAAGAAAGAAGGCACCCAAACCATTTTTTGGTCTATCCCCCTAGATGCAAGTGCATGAGTATGATTATGTGCGCATGTGCACAAAACTCGTAGGCGTAATGAttttaatggataaataaagTAGAGTTTTAATAGATATCTGATGACATTCCAGTGTGTTATTGAAGCCGTTTTCTTGTTTATAGGTGCAGGACACTAATCGGTACAATATTGTCCCCCTTTAGTGCCTTTGAACAGGGGCAATAGTTGTACTCTGAACCTTGCCTTCTGTACCTAACACCTGCCATTTGATGCAAGTTATGGGacaaagtgtaaaaataaaaaactcaattttgtgcctgtttttgcactttgcccctggCTTCTTAAATTATGCCTCACTTTTCTATCAAAGcttcaatttattttaaaatgacaaCCAGTAATTCAGAAATAGGAAACACTTATACTCACTATACTATGAAAAGTTTATCTTATAACTCTGCATGGGCAGCTGAATGTTTGCAGTCTGTTTTGGGCATATTCCAGTCTGTTCTGAATCTGCTATGGTAGTGATTCCTCTGCAGTACATGGAGGCAGACAAGATCCTGGAATTCTACTAGAGCTTAAACTAAAGAAACTGAAGTATAATACAAGGAAAGATTTTTGTAGGATCTTCAGAAAGAACTGAATGGTTAGACATAAGGGCAAATCCTttaactttgcttttttttttctcttgcagaCATCAATACAGAAGTGAGGAAGGCAAAGCTGCAAAAAAGAAGAGGCGTGATGAGGACTAATTGGCAGAACAATCTGTTTCAAATAAACTGTTTACAGCACATTCCATTCTGCAATATTTCTGTGTGGCTCCAGACAATGAAATATAATTTGCACACAAATTGgacactatgtatgtatgtatgtatgtgtatgtattttgTGTGCTGACACCTACAGTTAGTAATTTGTATTGTTTGTGAGTAACTAAATGCTTTTGATGGTGGTTTCTTATTCTATACAATGAAGTCTGATGGATCCCCCTGTGAATATGTGCTGATTAATTAGGTATTTATTTTATCGTCTCATTGGCATACATGCCAGTGGTCATTGTATTACCctattagggcagtggcagatggggagattagtccttCCAGCAAAGAAGAAGCAATGCCATCCccccggcaagaatgtaaatcgccagtgggatggcatacacatcgatatgatttcccaaagtcgcccgaagtttccttgacaGGCAACTTCAGGAAATTGTAGCAacgcgtattccatcccaccagcaatttacattcttgctggtgggatggcattgtgagGAGATTCTAATCTCCTCCGTCTAATCTCcgcgtctgccactgcccttagtctaataaattactccaaagtgccctcttctgctttagacttagcgatgaggtcttatgaggaaaagaagaaagaaagaaaagaaaatatatatatagtgtaatactgttattacttcacaatgtgcacactcatgtgctttttaacaccagtgatgacttttacttatatcacccttttgtgcccaattgtgatatccctttccgattgccaatctacttacagacccccttgggtttatatggcatccagttggttcgcttgtagctcacgactctctgctttcccacctcttaatttcaggcagtgttaggaaccacttcacataggtaaatttccaactttaggttaattccacgacctttctgtttcccttccccttctgtgcacttactgtgggataaatgcatacgccatatgtgtaaaaacttaaatactttaatataaataaaacttcccaatacactcacaaacagagtataggatgcgcatgttaggagtcactggtatggatcaggtggctgctcctttttctttccctgatcgctcaggaggaagccggaagtggcgaaacgcgtcagcgtatataaacccaagggggtctgtaagtagattggtaatcggaaagggatatcacaaaagggtgatataagtaaaagtcatcactggtgttaaaaagcacatgagagtgcacatcgtgaagtaataacagtattgcactatatatatattttttttttcttttccttataagacctcatcgctaagtctaaagcagaagagggcactttggagtaatttattgaactttatttgacctgggacacaaggtatctgaagtcaggagcatacactgagaattgcacttatttatatttgtaaaaactgCCCTTAGTCTAACATTGTACATTTCATGATTTAAAATCATGGGCCACAGTGTGAATGTGGGCTTGATGCCCTTCTATTGTTTGGTCTGTCTGTCTGAGGCCAATTTGTCAGCTGCTATAGCACAGACTTTCAGCATAGTCTGTGTATTAGATTTTCATGGATGTTATGTGATCTTCCTCCAATGATTATAAGGAGAAACACTACCGGCAACAATTGCTAAAACATTTACAATTGGGctaaaactaggggtaggcagcataTGTGTGTACCCGGGAGCACAACTGAAAATGGTATTGAGCggttttgttttaaaggaacagtaacaccaaaaaatgaaagtgtataaaagtaattacaatataatgcactatttctctgcactggtacaactagtgtatttactttagtttatataaacaaagctgctgtgtagccctggaggcagccattcaaaggagaaaagacacacgTTACTTAGCACATAACACACATAttagcatttctgtagcaaacacactagttttaacagtgcagagcaacagtacattatattttaattactttaaaacactttttattttttggtgttacagttcctaTAAAAGAACTGCCCCTAAGGCCAGTCTGCTGACATCCCAACAAGGCCAATTCTCACTCACACTGGAGAACtgtttaaatttatattttagcTTCCTCCAAATTTAGAggggtcttaagctggccatacacacaccgataatatcgtatgaaacctcgtttcgtacgatattcggtgcttgtatggcgagtcgaccgatattgcagaaatcgactcgccgatcgggccagttaaaagatcaggcgcctgaccaaaatctgccttcagcgctgaatcggcagaaggaggtagaaatcctattgtttctacctccttatctgctgtttcagccctgaaggttagcaaccgatggtcgcacgaaagatcgtcagatcgccacgtgtgtggccacctttaggttggCTTAAATTAAACTTTGTATAGTTTGCAGGAACAGCACTTCCTATTTAATGGTGGTCAGAAAGTTGTGGATAAGGCAGGTCAGGTAGCGGGTTAGAGTCACGAGTTGTGGGCTGCGGGTCCAGGTCGgatctcaaaaattggttctgtgCAGGACTCTAACTGATGTATAGGCAGCAATCTCTGGTCATTGTGCctaatcctgcaaaaaaaaaaaaatcttttttaatcCAAGTTGGCATCGAAACAGACCCTGAATCAACTTTTTGCCAAAAGCTAATTttagtatttctgtaatttatcaCTTGCTAAAAAGTGATGGACCCTCTTTTCCTGGTTCAGGTAAGTTTATTAGTGCATAGTATACACACGACGAATAAAAACATCAGTACAATCTTCTTATAATAGTAAGATTTACAGCCAGTTTATAGTGGatttatagtatatttataaaagggtATTTGCATAATTTCTTGGATCCATAACTGCCATATtttagggtcgggtgcaggtcgAGTTTTCACTATTGTGAGGGTATCTCCTGGTTGAGTTTGTGCAGTAGGGTTCTAGTATAATAAATATTACACAAaagccaaaaaggaaaaaaaggctattgaatttaaatttaaaggaacagtaacaccaaaaaatgaaagagctttaaagtaataaaaatataatgcactgttgccctgcactggtaaaactggtgtgtttgctacagtaacactactataatttatatgataagatgctgtgtagctacgggggcagccattcaagctgaaaaaaaggagaaaaagcacaggttacatagcagataacagataagctctgtagaatacaatagtgttttatctgttatctgctatgtgcctgtgccttttcttctttgaatggctgcccccatggctacatagcagcttatttatataaattatagtagactttctgaagtaaacacacagcttttaccagtgcagggcagcagcacattatattttagttacttttatacactttcattttttggtgttactgttcctttaagcatgcaGACTTggccctctagtgaccaaaagaGGGAAACCAAAACAATATAAAGACTGAGTCCGCAA
The sequence above is a segment of the Xenopus tropicalis strain Nigerian chromosome 7, UCB_Xtro_10.0, whole genome shotgun sequence genome. Coding sequences within it:
- the ccdc84 gene encoding coiled-coil domain-containing protein 84 isoform X3: MVVYECNVCKRSVFTGRRKHVYERSHRERLAGLLKGFSSKVAGARKMIKVASVVKYDSLEHEQRFWCYCCEEEVKRHTSDGTLTVLYGGMLEHMKSPQHKKAVNKFWWIHQAERNLKEQFLLTSEEYERFKSSLIKALENYEETEDVLIKEVAAQIREVESSRFAMLQSLLEPVTQPTGEEEVWSNDAHLTGRATTCIEAVPTDCDEAGPSGINNKALGIPPTGSGPCLTFVGHQEMPVKGNVHTGALPPWMIPDEEDGTEAVQEIGPSFEEFLKQNINTEVRKAKLQKRRGVMRTNWQNNLFQINCLQHIPFCNISVWLQTMKYNLHTNWTLCMYVCMCMYFVC
- the ccdc84 gene encoding coiled-coil domain-containing protein 84 isoform X5, producing the protein MVAGARKMIKVASVVKYDSLEHEQRFWCYCCEEEVKRHTSDGTLTVLYGGMLEHMKSPQHKKAVNKFWWIHQAERNLKEQFLLTSEEYERFKSSLIKALENYEETEDVLIKEVAAQIREVESSRFAMLQSLLEVCFLRSNEQYPNQLVHKMPVTQPTGEEEVWSNDAHLTGRATTCIEAVPTDCDEAGPSGINNKALGIPPTGSGPCLTFVGHQEMPVKGNVHTGALPPWMIPDEEDGTEAVQEIGPSFEEFLKQNINTEVRKAKLQKRRGVMRTNWQNNLFQINCLQHIPFCNISVWLQTMKYNLHTNWTLCMYVCMCMYFVC
- the ccdc84 gene encoding coiled-coil domain-containing protein 84 isoform X6 gives rise to the protein MIKVASVVKYDSLEHEQRFWCYCCEEEVKRHTSDGTLTVLYGGMLEHMKSPQHKKAVNKFWWIHQAERNLKEQFLLTSEEYERFKSSLIKALENYEETEDVLIKEVAAQIREVESSRFAMLQSLLEVCFLRSNEQYPNQLVHKMPVTQPTGEEEVWSNDAHLTGRATTCIEAVPTDCDEAGPSGINNKALGIPPTGSGPCLTFVGHQEMPVKGNVHTGALPPWMIPDEEDGTEAVQEIGPSFEEFLKQNINTEVRKAKLQKRRGVMRTNWQNNLFQINCLQHIPFCNISVWLQTMKYNLHTNWTLCMYVCMCMYFVC